Proteins from a genomic interval of Nematostella vectensis chromosome 12, jaNemVect1.1, whole genome shotgun sequence:
- the LOC5514480 gene encoding uncharacterized protein LOC5514480: MSGEEDLVCAVDFKSGKILYYFNPKTGEKKLVEEKIKDDQKDLENSPSPGLHGSMALQNAQNQPQKALPVESAPESLASLSTGNPSNPPQLPPVVLPAQAMGTSHSCKGRSTNCEECKRNFAESLNRINQQFLEKTLLSKTVKIFTCDHCGVNFLDKRTLNKHRLNHEFQIERELTRWKSQSKKNTVRKRAVKTTALKDFLEKVQSSRNGTDGHYGAEVVASYDGTALRIEKEETRFNQDIVSHNELRFHIERETEPSSQLENRAQNGIKHDEAGDVVITKTLGVDIQTERKPLSHSVSPQMTNESSRIDSRCLERYPVAAKKTSRGANQEFILAKTVEAILEEARREQTKPQAEALHHKAANSKESPIILNAFSLASPLTSDEMKTHNIAQNVRSNLNHIVPVFTQYSSTNTPSPPFVNTAVSTSSGASGLAGTRGPATNANFVPPVIPERPIHTEQVPSGALPSGQQDPSIACEEEGSKSPHQVPGLMSALPKHHHHSASSSRSTDDCTECNRSFQELLEKLNQSDNGPSKPKKKAKLPYLTSENNVLKNELKATVNLTKVSIPYLGNSTERSVLSEGDKHVNPDQSNQRDSTSNLVPEKIIQNKQIGQQLPRNQESKPDIGTTFNNHVIIVDDSERLPEVIEYGSKGKSGPYEVRNPSHCHFQNNECTKLTAKTLFEAETTKNATTLNENQTNVEDKGNSPKAIPDGIISNVLNKIPAPTPHSHSHDGGLITDCEECKMSFSHSLDQLSQKLLVETMNARSLIFACDLCDEKFVERRQFNKHRQLKHADTPFHCHGCDRQFTTRRALNIHFRVHTEEHYFQCEECPRKCDSEETFLMHMRLHEGSFKCPKCPMTFPRRSRLAVHVRTHSDKVFQCDQCGKSFRHSRSLARHELLHSGQRPYRCTEPECEQSFGRQDHLTDHLRTHTGERPFQCPHCSKTFRQSGVMNRHVRSAHEEGVGEEEKGVEEMEIEV; this comes from the exons ATGTCTGGAGAAGAGGATCTTGTTTGTGCTGTTGACTTCAAGTCAGGGAAAATCCTGTACTACTTCAACCCCAAAACAGGAGAGAAGAAACTTGTTGAAGAG AAAATCAAAGATGATCAAAAAGACTTAGAAAATTCACCTTCGCCAGGACTTCATGGCTCCATGGCTTTACAAAATGCACAAAATCAACCTCAAAAGGCGCTGCCTGTTGAGTCAGCCCCAGAATCATTAGCTAGCCTatccacaggtaacccatcaAATCCCCCCCAGCTTCCCCCCGTAGTTCTTCCGGCACAGGCTATGGGAACTTCACACAGCTGCAAAGGAAGGTCGACAAATTGTGAAGAATGTAAACGAAACTTTGCCGAATCCCTCAACCGAATAAACCAGCAGTTCCTGGAAAAGACGTTATTATCTAAGACAGTGAAAATCTTCACTTGTGATCATTGCGGGGTAAACTTCCTGGACAAAAGAACTCTTAACAAACACCGCTTGAACCATGAATTCCAGATAGAACGAGAATTGACGCGATGGAAGAGtcaatccaagaaaaatactgtGAGGAAGCGAGCTGTAAAGACAACCGCCCTGAAGGATTTCCTGGAAAAAGTGCAGAGTTCAAGAAATGGGACTGATGGGCATTATGGAGCCGAGGTGGTCGCGTCCTACGATGGGACAGCTCTTAGAATTGAAAAAGAGGAGACTAGATTTAATCAAGATATAGTTTCACACAATGAATTGCGTTTTCATATCGAAAGAGAAACAGAGCCCAGCTCGCAGCTAGAGAATCGTGCACAGAACGGTATCAAACATGACGAAGCCGGTGATGTTGTTATCACAAAGACATTAGGAGTTGACATACAAACAGAAAGAAAACCGTTATCACATTCTGTATCGCCACAGATGACAAACGAAAGCTCTCGGATAGATTCTAGGTGTTTAGAGCGATACCCAGTTGCAGCGAAAAAGACGTCCAGAGGTGCGAACCAGGAGTTTATCCTCGCAAAAACGGTCGAAGCAATTTTGGAAGAAGCCAGAAGAGAGCAAACCAAACCGCAAGCTGAAGCCTTGCACCATAAAGCAGCTAACTCAAAAGAGTCTCCTATTATACTAAACGCGTTCTCACTGGCTAGTCCCCTAACTTCTGATGAGATGAAAACACATAACATCGCACAAAATGTTAGGTCTAATCTTAACCATATTGTACCGGTCTTCACACAGTACTCATCGACCAACACACCATCGCCTCCTTTCGTTAACACTGCAGTCTCTACTTCATCTGGTGCGTCCGGTCTTGCAGGAACCAGAGGGCCTGCAACTAATGCAAACTTTGTTCCACCTGTTATACCGGAAAGACCAATTCACACAGAACAGGTTCCTAGTGGTGCGTTACCATCTGGACAACAAGACCCGTCCATAGCTTGCGAAGAGGAGGGTTCAAAATCCCCACACCAGGTACCCGGCCTTATGTCGGCCCTTCCaaaacaccatcaccattccGCCAGCTCTTCTAGGTCCACAGACGACTGCACGGAATGTAACCGAAGTTTTCAAGAGTTGCTAGAAAAGCTGAACCAATCTGACAACGGGCCATCAAAACCTAAGAAGAAAGCTAAACTCCCATACCTAACTTCAGAAAacaatgttttaaaaaatgaacTAAAAGCAACCGTGAATTTGACCAAAGTGTCAATACCTTACTTAGGAAATAGCACAGAGCGATCTGTACTCTCTGAAGGTGATAAACATGTCAATCCCGATCAATCAAACCAAAGGGATTCAACCAGTAATTTGGTGCcagaaaaaataattcaaaataaacaaataggACAGCAGTTACCTAGGAATCAAGAGTCAAAGCCTGATATAGGAACTACTTTTAATAACCATGTGATTATTGTGGACGATTCAGAGCGTTTACCAGAAGTAATAGAATATGGAAGTAAAGGAAAATCTGGGCCATACGAGGTGAGAAATCCATCACATTgtcattttcaaaacaacGAGTGCACTAAGTTGACAGCAAAAACCTTATTCGAGGCAGAGACTACTAAAAATGCGACAACACTAAATGAGAACCAGACTAATGTAGAAGACAAAGGAAACTCCCCAAAAGCTATCCCAGACGGAATTATCTCCAACGTATTGAATAAAATTcccgcccccaccccccacagTCACTCACATGACGGAGGCCTAATCACAGACTGCGAGGAGTGCAAGATGTCGTTCTCTCATTCTCTGGACCAGCTGAGCCAAAAACTACTGGTAGAAACTATGAATGCTAGATCCCTCATTTTTGCCTGCGACTTGTGTGATGAAAAATTCGTAGAGCGACGTCAGTTCAACAAACATCGGCAGCTCAAGCACGCAGATACACCGTTCCACTGCCATGGCTGTGACCGACAGTTCACTACCCGCCGTGCCTTAAACATTCACTTTCGCGTCCATACTGAAGAGCACTACTTTCAATGCGAAGAGTGCCCCAGAAAATGCGACAGCGAGGAGACCTTTCTAATGCACATGCGCTTGCACGAGGGGTCCTTTAAGTGTCCGAAGTGTCCCATGACATTCCCGCGACGATCGCGACTAGCCGTTCACGTGCGCACGCACTCCGACAAGGTCTTCCAATGCGATCAGTGTGGAAAGAGTTTTCGCCACTCACGAAGTCTTGCTCGGCACGAGCTACTTCATAGCGGTCAGCGACCATACCGGTGCACGGAACCGGAATGTGAACAGTCATTCGGACGTCAAGATCACCTGACAGACCATCTGCGCACTCATACTGGTGAGCGGCCATTTCAGTGCCCGCATTGCAGCAAGACGTTTCGCCAATCGGGCGTGATGAACAGACATGTGCGAAGCGCGCACGAGGAGGGGGTCGGTGAGGAAGAGAAGGGAGTGGAGGAAATGGAAATTGAAGTTTAA